The Microlunatus soli genome contains the following window.
CCTGTGTCACGTCGGTGGTCACTTCGTTGTCCGCCAGGATCGCCAACACCTCCCGACAGGTGGCGGGCTCAGCGGCGGTGCCGGCGGCCAGCGCGGCCAGCACGGCGTTCAGGCCGGCGGCGGTCACCACATTGCTGCGGCCGACCTGCTGGGCGGCGTAGTCGTTGATCATCCGCACCACCCGCAGGTCGCCGGCGTCGCAGGCCGCGATCGCCTCGGCGACGGCATCGAAGCCGACCGCCTCCAGCACCAGGTTGGTCGCCAGGTTGGAGGATCGGATGATCGAACGCCGGCACAGCCAGCGCAGCGACACCTGGCTGCCCATCGCGTCCCACACCTCATGATCGGAGTCGTCCTCGACGTCGACCCCGAACGGGCTACCGACCCTGGAGGTGAAGCTGTTGTGGACGGTGAGCATCGAGTCCAGGTCGAGCCGTCCCTGGTCGCGGCCGCGGTAGGCAGCCAGCACCAGCGGCAGCTTCATCGTGCTCGCGGCGTAATGCTCATCGTCGGCCGCCCGCCCGGCGATCGGCCCGGACGCCGACGCGAGCTGGTAGGAGACCCGGATCGCGGTCCCGGATCCGGCCGCCTCGTCGACCGCTGCCTGGGCGATGGCGTCCAGCCGTTCGGAGAGGGACGACGCCGAGGTGCGGTGCTGAGGTTCGGGCTGGTCGGTGCTGTCGGTCACAGTGCACAGTCTGACCGATCCGAAGGGTCGGGTGGGAGAGTCGTGCACAACCGGACCCGGATGGAAGGATGTCGCGGTGACCACGATCCTCTCCATCCAGTCCTCGGTCGCGTACGGCCATGTCGGCAACAGTGCCGCGACCTTTCCGTTGATGCGGCGCGGCGTCGAGGTCTGGCCGGTCTACACCGTGCACTTCTCCAACAACACCAGCTACGGATCCTGGCGCGGGCCGCTGTTGGCGGCCGACGACGTCCTGGAGGTGGTGCGCGGGATCGACGACCGTGGCGTACTGGGCCGCTGCGACGCGGTGCTGTCGGGCTACCAGGGCGGGGAGGACGTCGGCGCAGCCGTACTGGCGGCAGTCGAGTTGGTCCGGAGTCGCAATCCGCGGGCCATCTACTGCTGTGACCCGGTGATGGGCGACGTCGATCGTGGCGTCTACGTCCGTCCCGGCATCCCGGAGTTCATGCGGACCCGGGTGGTCCCGGCCGCACAGGTGATCACGCCCAACCAGTTCGAGCTCGGACTGCTGACCGGGCTGCCGACCGACAGCACCGACGACGTGCTGGCGGCCGCGACCGCCGCCCGGGAGCTCGGCCCGCGGACCGTTCTGGTCACCAGCGTGATCACCACCGACGCACCCGAAGACCTGGCGATGATCATGGTCAACGACGACGGCGCCTGGTTGGTGACCACCCCGCTGTTGGGCCAGACCTTCACCGGGGCAGGGGATCTGACCGCCGCGGTCTTCCTCGGCGGGCTGCTCTCGCCGGCCGACCCGGTCCAGGCGCTGGCCGACACTGCCGCCGTCGCCTACGGCGTACTCAGCATCACCGCCGACCTCGGCAGCCGGGAGCTGCAGTTGGTCGCTGCCCAGGACGTCATCGCCCGGCCACGGGAGGTCTTCATCCCGACCCGGCTGCAGTGAACGACCGTCGACGAGCCGGCCGTCGAATCTGGAAGTACTCCAATCTGGATGCCCGGTGCGTTGTGTCATCGCAACGGGCAGGCAGAACGCTAATCTCTTCCTGACCAAACTGCGTGTCTGTCTCGAACGGGTCGACGCAGGAAAGATTTCGTGACGAGGAGACCAGCAAGAATGAAGGGCTTCAAGAATTTCTTGATGCGCGGCGACATCATCGTCGTCGCGGTCGGCCTGGTGGTGGCGACGGCGTTCAGCACACTGATCAGCGCCTTCACCGACAACATCATCAACCCGATCGTTGCGCGGGCATCCGGCGCAGCGCCGAACAGCCAGGGACTGGGTGTCCAGCTCGGTGGAGAAGGCAACGCCGCGACCTTCCTGAACATCGGGGCGTTCATCAGCGCGATCATCTACTTCATCATCTTCATGGCGGTGATCTACTTCGCGATCGTCGTTCCGTACAAGCATGTCCAGGCCCGTCGGGGCGTGACCGTCTTCGGCGATCCGGCGCCGGCACAGACCTGCCCGTCCTGCCTGTCCGACGATCTGCCGGTCGGCGCCACCAAGTGCAGGTACTGCACTGCGGACATCGCCGCTGCTTGAACCCAGGCAGGGTTTTGACCCGTTGATCAACAGCAGAAGTCCCGCTGAGCCCTGTCGGCTCGGCGGGACTTCTGCGTACAGTGCATGATCATGACGGCACACTGCCAGGCAACTGCTGCCGACGTCCACCGGATCGCGGGGGAGTTGCCGTACGTCACGGTGGAAACCGGCCCGAAGGGCAACCGTGTCTATCAGGTCGGCGGCAAGTCGTTCGTGTTCTTCCGTACGCCGCGACCCGACGCCTACGACCCGGACACCGGCGAACGCTACGACGACGTGATCGTCATCTGGGTCGCATCACAGGCCGACAAGATGGCGCTGATCCAGGACGAGTCCACACCGTTCTTCAGCACACCGCACTTCGACGGGCACCTGTCGATCCTGGTCAGGGCGTCCCGACTGCACGAGATCACCCGCGACGAGGTGACCGAACTGATCCAGGACGCCTGGCTGTCCCGGGCCTCCCGCCGCCGTGCCCGCCAGTGGCTCGCCGACCAAGGCCTGGCAGAACTCTGAGCCACCCCCAAACGCCGACCCGTCAGTTCCTCCCCGACACGCGCGGAATGTCGGGGAGGAACTGACGGGTCGGCGGGAGTGTCAGTCGCGGAAGACCTCGATGTTGGCTCCGATCGCGTTCAGCCGGTTGGGCAGGTCCTCATAGCCGCGGTTGATCATGTAGACGTCGCGGAGCACCGACTCGCCGCGAGCGGCGAGCATGCCGAGCAGGATGCAGACACTCGGCCGCAGGGCCTGCGGGCAGACGATCTCATAGCCCCGCCAGCGGGTCGGGCCGACGATCCGCAACCGGTGCGGGTCGAGCAGCTGCATGTTGGCGCCGATCTTGTTCATCTCCAGGAGATGGATGGCGCGGTTCTCATACACCCAGTCGTGCAGGGTGGTGGTGCCCTCAGCGGCGGCGGCGATCACGGCGAAGAACGGCAGATTGTCGATGTTCAGACCCGGGAACGGCATCGGGTGGATCTTGTCGATCGGTGCTTTCAACGCACTCGGCCGGACGGTGATGTCGACCAATCGCGTGTGACCGTTACGCGACTCGTACTCCTCCGACAGGGTGAAGTCCAACCCCATCTCGCCGAGGATGGACAGCTCGATCTCCAGGAACTCGATCGGCGCCCGGGTGATCGTCAACTCGGAGTTGGTGACGATGCCGGCGGTGAGCAGGCTCATCGCCTCGATCGGGTCCTCCGACGGGGCGTACTCGACGTCGGTGCTGATCTCCTCCACACCACGGATCGTCAACGTTGTGGTGCCGATCCCGTCGATCTGGACGCCGAGCTTGGTCAGGAAGAAGCACAGATCCTGCACCATGTAGTTCGGGCTGGCGTTGCGCAGCACGGTCACACCCGGGTTCATCGCGGCGGCCAGCAACGCGTTCTCGGTCGCGGTGTCGCCGCGCTCGGTCAGGGTGATCGGCCGGGTCGGCTCGACGGTCGGATCGACCACGCTGTGGTAGTAGCCGACGGTCGCGGTGACCTCGAGACCGAAGTGTCGCAACACCTGCAGGTGCGGCTCGATGGTGCGCGCACCAAGATCACATCCGCCGGCGTAGGGCAGCATGAACTTGTCGTAGGCATGCAGCAGCGGACCGAAGAACATGATGATGCTGCGGGTCCGTCGAGCAGCGTCGACATCCATCGCGTCAAGATCAAGTTTGTCCGGACGGACCAGGGTGAGATCGCTCCGGTCGGCCGACCAGGTGGCTTCCACACCGATCGAGGTGAGTACCTCGACGATCCGGTTGACCTCCTCGATCCGGGCGATGCCCTTGAGGACCGTGCGACCCCGGTTGAGCAGGCTTGCGCAGAGCACCGCGACCGCGGCGTTCTTGGAGGAGCGGACCTCGATGCTGCCGCTGAGTGTGTTGCCGCCCTGGACCCGGAGATGTGTCGGGCCGGCTGCGCCGAGGGAGATGATCGGCTGCTCGAGGGCCTCTGCGATGCGGGTCACCATGTCAAGACTGAGATTCTGATTGCCGGCCTCGATCCTGTGGATTGCGCTCTGACTGGTGCCGAGTTGCGATGCCAGTTGGGTCTGTGTGAGCCCCCGGTGCTTCCGTGCGTCACGGATCAGTCCACCGATGTGGTCCAAGGTCAATTCAGTCACCGGAGGAGAATAACTCACATCCGAGATATTTCTGAGTCTCATCTTGGTCACGGCGCGTCTCCTGACCACTCTCGGCGTTGTCTTCATTCACACGTTGTCGTCATGCGGCCCGGGCTCGTCCGTCGCCGGACCCGATCGGATCACCGCAGAGCAGTCTTGCCCGATCAGGGTCAGTCCCGCCAAGCTTCCCCGCAGGGAATCCGAAGTGGTTATCGGGTTGTGACCGCAGGCCGCCGTGGTTGTGCCGAAGATCACCACCGTCAGCGGAGGCGAGCCCGCCGCGATCCGTCACCGAGCGGACACTAGAGTTCGTGGCATGACCGAACACTTCGACGTCGTCGTTCTCGGGGCCGGCCCCGGTGGGTACGTTGCCGCGATCCGAGCGGCTCAGTTGGGCAAATCCGTGGCGATCGTGGAGAAGAAATACTGGGGTGGTGTCTGCCTCAATGTCGGCTGCATCCCGTCCAAGGCTCTGCTCCGCAACGCAGAACTGGCCCATGTCTTCACCAAGGAGGCGTCGACGTTCGGCATTTCCGGTGACGTGACGTTCGATTTCGGTGCGGCCTTCAAGCGCTCCCGCTCGGTCAGCGACCGGATGAGCAAGGGCGTGCACTTCCTGATGAAGAAGAACAAGGTCAAGGAGTATGAGGGCTGGGCGACCTTCACCAGCGCGACGGCGATGACCGTCGACGGCGCCGACGGTCAGACCGAGCTCACCTTCGACAACTGCATCATCGCCACCGGCGCCACCACCCGGCTGCTGCCGGGGACCCAGCTCAGCGAACGGGTGGTCACCTACGAAGAGCAGATCATGACCGACCAGTTGCCCGGGTCGATCGTGATCGCCGGTGCCGGGGCGATCGGCGTCGAATTCGGCTACGTGCTGGCCAACTACGGCGTGGACGTGACGATCGTGGAGTTCCTGGACCGGATGGTGCCGACCGAGGACAAGGACATCTCCGCCGAGCTGGCCAAGGCCTACAAGAAGCTCGGGGTGACGGTGCTGACCGGCACCAAGGTCGAGACCATCGACGACTCCGGCGACAAGGTGAAGGTCACCGTCAGCCCTGCCGCCGGTGGTGATCAACAGGTGTTGGAGGCCGACAAGGTGCTGCAGGCGATCGGCTTCGCCGCCCGCACCGAGGGCTACGGTCTGGAGGCGACCGGTGTCGCGCTGACCGATCGCGGCGCGATCCAGATCGACGACTACTGCCGGACCTCGGTGCCCACCATCTTCGCCATCGGTGACGTCACCGCCAAGATCATGTTGGCCCACAACGCCGAGGCGATGGGCATCGTCGCCGCCGAGACGATCGCCGGCGCGGAGACGATGCCGGTCGACTACTCGATGGTGCCGCGGGCGACCTATTGTCAGCCGCAGATCGGCTCCTTCGGGCTCAGCGAGGACCAGGCCAAGGAAGCCGGATACGACGTCAAGGTCGCCAAGTTCCCGTTCACTGCCAACGGCAAGGCCCACGGGCTCGGCGAAGCGACCGGTTTCGTCAAGCTGATCGCCGACGCCAAGTACGGCGAGTTGCTCGGCGCAGCGATGATCGGCCCCGATGTCACCGAACTGCTGCCCGAGCTGACCCTGGCTCAGAAGTGGGATCTGACCGCCGAGGAGATCGCCCGCAACGTACACGCCCATCCGACCCTGTCGGAGACGTTGAAGGAAGTTGCGCACGGCATCGCCGACGGCAAGATGATCAACCTCTGATCGGATAGGTCATTCCCAGACCTGACGCAGCGCGGCGGCGACGTCGATCGGTGAGCTGCCGCGGGTACTGACCAGGATGCCGGTGCCTTCCGCTGTGGCTGCCCGGATCGGTTCGCCGGCGCTCACCCAGCGGTTCCAGCCCGTCCTCAGATGCCCGGCCCGGTCGGCGTTCACACCGAAGACGGCAGGCACCGCGTGGTAGGTGACCCGCTGCCGATCCAGCGGCTGTCCCGATGACCAGCGGGCGCCCGCACGACGGAGCTGTTGGGCGTCGTCGGCAATCGGAACGGGTTGATAACGGGGCAGGAGATAGCGCGGCGAGCCGATCGGGGCGACCAGTTCGGCCATCGCCTCGGCGAAGATCTCCGAGGTCCTGGTCGAGACGTCGGCAAGGGTGATCCGATAACCGCCGCCGGAGTCCACGGCCGCGGAGACCGCCTCGGCGCCGCGATCACTCAGGCCGGCCGCGTGCAGCCCGTCGGCGACGGCGCGACCGAGATCGATCAGGTCCGGCGGCTCGGCCCAGGCGGCGAGTCGCCGTCCGGCAGCCAGGTCGGCGGCCCGGCGCTGCCGCAGCCACCAGCCCCCACCGGCCAGCATGGGGATCACCAGCGCCGGCGCCCAATCCTGGCCGAACAGCAGCAGGACGATCATCGTGATCAGCACGGCAGCCGAACCGCCGATGATCATGATCGTGTTGCCGCGGTCCCTTCGCGGCGCGGGATCTCCGGGAACGAGCTCGGGGGCGACCAGTGCAGCTGAGGGGAGCTCCGGTCGGGCAATCGTCCGTCGATCGGAGGTCAGCCGAACCGCGTGCACGAGTTGATCATGGTACGGACTGCCGATCTGCCACAGGTCCCGGATCCGACACCGGTTCTGCGCCCGGACCAGCATGGCGGCGTTGTTGGCCGCGAAGGTGCCGGTCGGCGGAGCCGCGTACGGCGAGAACCCCGGGTCGACGTGACCGACACCGACGGCGATCTCACCGGAGTCGGTGACGGCGAGATAGCCGCGATGCTTGCGAACGAAGCGATCCCAGTCCCCGGCGCCACCCGGATGATCATCACTGACACACACCACGCTCCAGGTGTGCGCGACCTTGTCGGGCCAATGCGGATCCAGTCGCAGTGCGCGGCCGCGGGTCTGCACGACCGCGGTCGGCGTTGTCGCCGTGGTGAGGTCGACCAGCACGTTGACCCGCTGCGCGTCCCACCCCTCACCGAGCAAGGCACGGGTGCCGATCAGCACTCGACTCCGCCCGGTCTCGAAGAAGCGGGTGGCGATCGGAACCCACTGCCGTGACGTCCAGCCGCGGAGCTCGACGAAGTCATGATCATCGACCGGGACGGTCTCCAGCCGGAGGCCGGGATCCTGATCATGGGCGAACGAGGACAGGGCTGCGATCGTGTCCGTCGCCCCGGCGACGGTGCGGCCGGTGATCATCAAGGGCGACAGGCCACCGGTCCGGTCGTCGTTGATCAACGTGTCCAGCAGCAGCCGTGCCGACCCTGCCTCGGCCCGCAGGACACCGCGCAAACCGGCCGGCACGGTCGCAGTGGCTCGTTCATGATCACACAATGCCACCGCACGCAGTCGGTCACCGAGCTCGGCGGACTCGGCAGCCAGGATCTCCACGCTGGCATCGGTCTTCGCCGCGCTGCGGGCGATCACCCGATCGACCGGAGAACGTCCCCGTCGGATGCCGCGGCGCGTCAATTGGTAGCCGATTCCGGGGAGTGCGGCGCCGATCCGTTCCAGTAGTTCCTGATCGCGTTCATCGCTGGACGGACGCAGGCAGGTCTCGACGTAGTCCTTGATCAGCGCGACCCAGTCGTCGGCGCTCGGCGGCCGCCGATGCTCCTCGCGCAGGGTGGCTCCGGGCGGGACCGCGAGCAGTCCGGCGGTGCAGAACCGCAGAGCCGCGGCGGCCAGCTCGGGTTCGTCCTGTTCGAGTCGATACCAGTCGAGTTCGAGCCGGTCGACGTCGAGCCGGTCGGCACCGGGATGGTCGACCGGATCGTCACCGGTGTCGATGGTGCGGCTGACGAAACGGCGATCGATCCACTCCAGGAAGTCGGTACTGGCGATGCCGGTTTCGGTCAGGTCGGTCTGCAGTACGGCGAACCGTTCGGCCTCGCCGATCAGCCACTCCGACTCCTGCGCCGACGGACGGACCAACCAGGCGAATTCGGCGAACGGAGCAAGGTAGCCGTCGCGGACCAGGGCCGGGATGGAGGTGGCGTAGAGCGGCGGTCCGAACAGTGCATCGACGAGTTCCGACTCGGTCGGCGTCAGCGAGTCCGGTGGCGTTGCGGTGAGCGCGATCACCGTGGCCTGCGGCAGTTCCTCGAGCAGCTCGGCGATCAGCCGCCCCCACACCTCCAGCAGGTGGTGGCACTCGTCCAGGATGATCGTCAACGGCCCGGTGGCACGCATTGCCTCGACGAGCGCCGCGCCGCCGGTGTTCAGCCGTGCGAGCAGACTGTCCGGATCGTCTCCGTCGTCGGAGGCGTCGCCGACGTCGTCGTCGGGATCGAACTCGGGATCGAAGGTCGCCAACGATTGGTAGGTCAGCGAGCTCAGCGGCGTCGCCAACGCGCGGTCGTCGCCGATCGTCAGGTCCGGTGGCTCGAAGCGCTGCCACTCCGCGATCCACTGACCCTGGATCGCGGTGTTGGGGGAGAAGATGACGACCGGTTGCGCGCGGCGGCGGGCAGCCTCCAGTCCGACCAGCGTCTTGCCCGCTCCCGGCGGGAGCACCACCCAGGAGCGTTGCGAGCCCGCGGACCAGGATGACTCGATGGCAGCCAGGGCGCGGGTCTGATGACTACGCAACGGCAGCGGGAAGGAGACATCGGACCAGGAGGCCGTCGTCTCTGTCGTCTGCGGGCCCGGCATCCCGCCATCATGACGGGCGGACAGGCCGGTACGGAGGCAGGCCCGCTCACCGGGCCGCCGATCGTGCCGCCACCGATCCTGCCGCCATCGATCCTGCTGGGTGGGTCAGCCGCTCACGTAGTGTTCCAGCTCGTCGCGCTGGAACTTGAGCTCTCCGAGCCGGCTCTTGACCACGTCACCGATGCTGACGATGCCGGTCAACCGGCCGTCGTCATCCAGGACCGGCACGTGGCGGATCCGGTTCTCGGTCATCAGCTCCATCAACGAGTCGACCGAGTCGGTCGGGCCGCAACTGCGCAGTCTGGTGACCGGCGTCATGATGGCGTCGATCCGCTGGTCCAGGACGGCGGGCCCGTCGGCCAGTCGACGGACCACGTCCCGTTCGGAGACGATGCCGGCGATGTCGCGGCCACCCGCGGAGACGACGACCGCGCCGAGATTGTGCTGCTTGAGGATGGCCACCAACTGCCCGACTGTCTGATCCGGTGTCGCGGTGACGACGTCGGCGCCCTTGTCGTGGAGGATGTCGGAGATTCGCATCGAAGGCTCCTTGCTACTCGCAGGTTCACCCGGATTGTGTGATGAGCGTCACGTTCGCCAGCGTACCCCGCTCGCTGTCCCTGCGCCGTCGCCGCGCAACTCCGCTGCTGCCGATGTCAGCCGGTACGACGGGAGAGCACGATCAGCCGCCCCACGAGTCCGACGGCGAACATCCCGATCCCGGCTGCCACGGACTGCCAGGGCAGGGTCGCCACCAGCACCAGGCAGCCGATGCAGCCGATCACGTTCAACGCCCGGGGCCAGCGACGCTCGGCGACGGGTTGGGTGAAGGCCGACGCGTTGGCGATCGCGTAGTAGATC
Protein-coding sequences here:
- a CDS encoding serine hydrolase — translated: MTDSTDQPEPQHRTSASSLSERLDAIAQAAVDEAAGSGTAIRVSYQLASASGPIAGRAADDEHYAASTMKLPLVLAAYRGRDQGRLDLDSMLTVHNSFTSRVGSPFGVDVEDDSDHEVWDAMGSQVSLRWLCRRSIIRSSNLATNLVLEAVGFDAVAEAIAACDAGDLRVVRMINDYAAQQVGRSNVVTAAGLNAVLAALAAGTAAEPATCREVLAILADNEVTTDVTQGLPEGTWVAHKNGWVSDAVLDAALIRPGGVDDPEGEFVLSAAVSGRWPNDRSHDVIGRLAAEAWAHRTAWQADSYAADVPVGHG
- the pdxY gene encoding pyridoxal kinase PdxY produces the protein MTTILSIQSSVAYGHVGNSAATFPLMRRGVEVWPVYTVHFSNNTSYGSWRGPLLAADDVLEVVRGIDDRGVLGRCDAVLSGYQGGEDVGAAVLAAVELVRSRNPRAIYCCDPVMGDVDRGVYVRPGIPEFMRTRVVPAAQVITPNQFELGLLTGLPTDSTDDVLAAATAARELGPRTVLVTSVITTDAPEDLAMIMVNDDGAWLVTTPLLGQTFTGAGDLTAAVFLGGLLSPADPVQALADTAAVAYGVLSITADLGSRELQLVAAQDVIARPREVFIPTRLQ
- a CDS encoding large conductance mechanosensitive channel protein MscL; amino-acid sequence: MKGFKNFLMRGDIIVVAVGLVVATAFSTLISAFTDNIINPIVARASGAAPNSQGLGVQLGGEGNAATFLNIGAFISAIIYFIIFMAVIYFAIVVPYKHVQARRGVTVFGDPAPAQTCPSCLSDDLPVGATKCRYCTADIAAA
- a CDS encoding MmcQ/YjbR family DNA-binding protein, coding for MTAHCQATAADVHRIAGELPYVTVETGPKGNRVYQVGGKSFVFFRTPRPDAYDPDTGERYDDVIVIWVASQADKMALIQDESTPFFSTPHFDGHLSILVRASRLHEITRDEVTELIQDAWLSRASRRRARQWLADQGLAEL
- a CDS encoding helix-turn-helix domain-containing protein, producing MTELTLDHIGGLIRDARKHRGLTQTQLASQLGTSQSAIHRIEAGNQNLSLDMVTRIAEALEQPIISLGAAGPTHLRVQGGNTLSGSIEVRSSKNAAVAVLCASLLNRGRTVLKGIARIEEVNRIVEVLTSIGVEATWSADRSDLTLVRPDKLDLDAMDVDAARRTRSIIMFFGPLLHAYDKFMLPYAGGCDLGARTIEPHLQVLRHFGLEVTATVGYYHSVVDPTVEPTRPITLTERGDTATENALLAAAMNPGVTVLRNASPNYMVQDLCFFLTKLGVQIDGIGTTTLTIRGVEEISTDVEYAPSEDPIEAMSLLTAGIVTNSELTITRAPIEFLEIELSILGEMGLDFTLSEEYESRNGHTRLVDITVRPSALKAPIDKIHPMPFPGLNIDNLPFFAVIAAAAEGTTTLHDWVYENRAIHLLEMNKIGANMQLLDPHRLRIVGPTRWRGYEIVCPQALRPSVCILLGMLAARGESVLRDVYMINRGYEDLPNRLNAIGANIEVFRD
- the lpdA gene encoding dihydrolipoyl dehydrogenase, whose product is MTEHFDVVVLGAGPGGYVAAIRAAQLGKSVAIVEKKYWGGVCLNVGCIPSKALLRNAELAHVFTKEASTFGISGDVTFDFGAAFKRSRSVSDRMSKGVHFLMKKNKVKEYEGWATFTSATAMTVDGADGQTELTFDNCIIATGATTRLLPGTQLSERVVTYEEQIMTDQLPGSIVIAGAGAIGVEFGYVLANYGVDVTIVEFLDRMVPTEDKDISAELAKAYKKLGVTVLTGTKVETIDDSGDKVKVTVSPAAGGDQQVLEADKVLQAIGFAARTEGYGLEATGVALTDRGAIQIDDYCRTSVPTIFAIGDVTAKIMLAHNAEAMGIVAAETIAGAETMPVDYSMVPRATYCQPQIGSFGLSEDQAKEAGYDVKVAKFPFTANGKAHGLGEATGFVKLIADAKYGELLGAAMIGPDVTELLPELTLAQKWDLTAEEIARNVHAHPTLSETLKEVAHGIADGKMINL
- a CDS encoding DEAD/DEAH box helicase family protein, which translates into the protein MPGPQTTETTASWSDVSFPLPLRSHQTRALAAIESSWSAGSQRSWVVLPPGAGKTLVGLEAARRRAQPVVIFSPNTAIQGQWIAEWQRFEPPDLTIGDDRALATPLSSLTYQSLATFDPEFDPDDDVGDASDDGDDPDSLLARLNTGGAALVEAMRATGPLTIILDECHHLLEVWGRLIAELLEELPQATVIALTATPPDSLTPTESELVDALFGPPLYATSIPALVRDGYLAPFAEFAWLVRPSAQESEWLIGEAERFAVLQTDLTETGIASTDFLEWIDRRFVSRTIDTGDDPVDHPGADRLDVDRLELDWYRLEQDEPELAAAALRFCTAGLLAVPPGATLREEHRRPPSADDWVALIKDYVETCLRPSSDERDQELLERIGAALPGIGYQLTRRGIRRGRSPVDRVIARSAAKTDASVEILAAESAELGDRLRAVALCDHERATATVPAGLRGVLRAEAGSARLLLDTLINDDRTGGLSPLMITGRTVAGATDTIAALSSFAHDQDPGLRLETVPVDDHDFVELRGWTSRQWVPIATRFFETGRSRVLIGTRALLGEGWDAQRVNVLVDLTTATTPTAVVQTRGRALRLDPHWPDKVAHTWSVVCVSDDHPGGAGDWDRFVRKHRGYLAVTDSGEIAVGVGHVDPGFSPYAAPPTGTFAANNAAMLVRAQNRCRIRDLWQIGSPYHDQLVHAVRLTSDRRTIARPELPSAALVAPELVPGDPAPRRDRGNTIMIIGGSAAVLITMIVLLLFGQDWAPALVIPMLAGGGWWLRQRRAADLAAGRRLAAWAEPPDLIDLGRAVADGLHAAGLSDRGAEAVSAAVDSGGGYRITLADVSTRTSEIFAEAMAELVAPIGSPRYLLPRYQPVPIADDAQQLRRAGARWSSGQPLDRQRVTYHAVPAVFGVNADRAGHLRTGWNRWVSAGEPIRAATAEGTGILVSTRGSSPIDVAAALRQVWE
- a CDS encoding CBS domain-containing protein codes for the protein MRISDILHDKGADVVTATPDQTVGQLVAILKQHNLGAVVVSAGGRDIAGIVSERDVVRRLADGPAVLDQRIDAIMTPVTRLRSCGPTDSVDSLMELMTENRIRHVPVLDDDGRLTGIVSIGDVVKSRLGELKFQRDELEHYVSG